A genomic stretch from Algoriphagus halophilus includes:
- a CDS encoding ABC transporter permease, whose translation MIKNYLKIAWRNLVRQKSFSLINVLGLSLGLACCLILLSYVKQEKTYDRFHPDSDRIFRVVQEVQSKNSWAWAGGAVAPMLRKEFEGQLDEVVSLTQISTYLYAPEGINPEERFREDRFIFSDEGFDEIFGFELIKGSWDGVLENTYQVVITEKAAQKYFGNQDPIDQVLISTGDFAFQVKGVLKELPENTHMAFDFISGMNTFKAFNEFPITSDFGSFWWPQTYTYVKVNEQQDPYKVSEAIPEINGNYRNPEEAKSYVHFLQPITDIHTNAGFQGEWTPPIAAKTLWIFLSIGIFVLVLACINFINLATARAIKRMKEIGIRKVNGAQRGQLIAQFLAESFLINALSIVIGLMIVYLVVPLVETSLDLRIPIDLVNDTQLQVLIISVWVLSSLLAGIFPAFYLSGLKPEMILKQSPLSRSKSLLRKGLVVFQFVLSTLLVFCASVAYFQHQYLSDASMGFDSNGLISVKMGELAKEKGDVLKQELAKIPGVSSVKFTSDRPGIDTGWNPTADYPGIKEGDTKNINVQYVDAGYFESLGIPMVSGREFIEDGADRGIHSLMRDRFPQLDQVAMIVNEAALEWMGKDANTALQSELRVFTEENGELFSNFKGTVIGVVQDYHTRDMRFSITPTIYLPAKNAAFDGTSYTLIKSEEGISPELLTEMQATWKEINNGLPFDYKFLDEDIAQQYEQQSKTSTLLGSFAFLTLLISCLGLFGLSIFTAESRKKEIGIRRVLGASSLSIVNKLTSEFLILVGISLLVALPSGYLLMKEWLAQFAFKVPLSVWFFVGSASISILLAYTTVSFQSFRTAHANPVESIKNE comes from the coding sequence ATGATAAAAAATTACCTTAAAATAGCTTGGAGGAATTTGGTTCGTCAGAAATCATTTTCACTCATCAATGTATTGGGATTGTCCTTAGGTTTGGCTTGCTGTCTGATCCTTTTATCCTATGTCAAACAGGAAAAAACGTATGATAGGTTTCATCCAGATTCTGACCGGATTTTTAGAGTAGTTCAAGAGGTTCAATCAAAGAATTCCTGGGCTTGGGCAGGAGGTGCTGTAGCACCAATGCTTCGAAAGGAATTTGAGGGGCAGCTGGATGAAGTGGTTAGCTTAACCCAGATCAGTACTTATTTATATGCTCCTGAAGGAATAAATCCTGAAGAGCGATTTAGAGAGGATCGCTTTATTTTTTCGGATGAGGGATTTGATGAAATTTTTGGTTTTGAGTTGATAAAAGGGAGTTGGGATGGTGTTTTGGAAAACACCTATCAAGTAGTGATCACAGAAAAAGCCGCCCAGAAATATTTTGGAAATCAGGACCCGATTGATCAGGTTTTAATTTCTACAGGAGACTTTGCTTTTCAAGTGAAAGGAGTGTTGAAGGAGTTGCCGGAGAACACACATATGGCATTTGATTTTATTTCTGGCATGAACACTTTCAAGGCGTTCAATGAATTTCCAATCACCTCAGATTTTGGTAGTTTCTGGTGGCCTCAGACCTATACCTATGTAAAAGTCAATGAACAGCAAGATCCCTATAAGGTCAGCGAAGCCATTCCAGAAATCAATGGGAATTATAGGAATCCAGAAGAGGCAAAATCCTATGTGCATTTTTTACAACCGATTACAGATATCCATACCAATGCAGGTTTTCAAGGAGAATGGACTCCTCCAATTGCTGCAAAGACCCTTTGGATTTTTCTTTCAATAGGGATTTTTGTATTGGTGTTGGCCTGTATCAACTTTATTAACCTGGCAACAGCCAGGGCAATAAAGAGGATGAAAGAAATAGGGATTAGAAAAGTCAATGGAGCTCAAAGAGGTCAATTGATTGCCCAATTTTTAGCGGAGTCATTTTTAATCAACGCGCTGTCCATTGTCATTGGACTAATGATTGTCTATTTGGTAGTTCCCCTGGTTGAAACCAGTTTGGACTTAAGAATTCCAATAGACTTGGTAAATGATACCCAACTACAAGTATTGATAATAAGCGTTTGGGTACTTTCCTCACTCTTGGCGGGAATTTTTCCTGCATTTTACCTTTCTGGATTAAAGCCAGAAATGATCTTAAAGCAATCTCCTTTGAGTAGAAGCAAATCCCTGCTTCGAAAAGGATTGGTAGTCTTCCAGTTTGTGCTATCAACGTTGTTGGTTTTCTGTGCTTCTGTAGCCTATTTTCAACATCAATACCTATCAGATGCCTCCATGGGCTTTGATTCCAATGGATTGATTTCAGTTAAAATGGGAGAACTCGCAAAAGAGAAAGGAGATGTTCTAAAACAAGAATTGGCAAAAATCCCAGGTGTAAGTTCCGTGAAGTTTACCAGTGACAGGCCAGGGATAGACACCGGTTGGAACCCCACAGCAGATTATCCGGGTATCAAGGAAGGTGATACTAAAAATATCAATGTACAATATGTAGATGCAGGATATTTTGAAAGTTTAGGTATCCCCATGGTATCGGGCAGGGAATTCATAGAAGATGGAGCAGATAGGGGGATTCACAGTTTAATGAGAGACCGTTTCCCTCAGTTGGACCAAGTGGCCATGATTGTCAATGAAGCTGCGTTGGAATGGATGGGAAAAGATGCGAATACTGCATTACAATCTGAATTGAGAGTATTTACCGAAGAAAATGGCGAGTTGTTTTCAAACTTCAAGGGAACTGTTATAGGGGTAGTTCAAGATTACCATACTCGAGACATGCGTTTTTCTATTACTCCAACCATTTACCTCCCAGCCAAAAATGCGGCTTTTGATGGTACTTCTTATACCTTGATCAAGTCGGAGGAGGGGATCAGTCCTGAGTTGTTGACTGAGATGCAAGCTACCTGGAAAGAAATAAATAATGGATTGCCTTTCGATTATAAGTTTTTGGATGAGGACATTGCCCAGCAATATGAGCAACAATCCAAAACCAGTACATTGCTAGGTTCTTTTGCTTTTCTCACCTTACTTATTTCCTGTTTGGGTCTATTTGGCCTATCCATTTTCACTGCAGAATCTCGCAAGAAAGAAATAGGAATACGACGCGTGCTAGGGGCTTCTTCACTGAGTATTGTCAATAAGTTGACCTCTGAATTCTTGATTTTGGTAGGAATTTCCCTATTGGTTGCCCTTCCTTCAGGGTACCTTCTGATGAAAGAATGGCTCGCTCAATTTGCGTTCAAAGTTCCACTTTCCGTTTGGTTCTTTGTCGGTTCAGCAAGTATTTCCATCCTATTGGCCTATACGACTGTTTCTTTCCAATCCTTTAGAACGGCCCATGCCAATCCGGTAGAATCCATCAAAAATGAATAG
- a CDS encoding ABC transporter permease, producing MFKNYLILAWRNLKRNKSFSFLNILGLAVSMSVCLLIIMILMDQYSYDTYHSKKDRVYRVHTTRYQQNNGETASSALPLAEKLKSDYPNIEEAAALNSEIGGDIIYEEKFATGGGYFADGNLFKILDFSFKEGDPNTALTEPFSMVISSDMAEILFKDESALGKTVAFHDKDIRAMDIEEGNTETDFGYFTITGVLNPSPGKTHLPFKLLASLSTMKSLPEGSVMAAQGDWDNVWSNYTYVLLKEGKAKQDLQSNLDYISEEIYGDKYDNKHSFKAVALGEITPVGFIGNMTHVSVPKVVLVILSILCLIVMFSACLNYTNMSVARALTRVKEVGIRKVSGANKRQIFGQFITEAVVISLCSLFFAFLMLQVLENGVDGLTFNQYLKISLKQSLLGILIFIGFSILVGVVAGVLPATYVAKLNPVNLFNKLNGVRLFKSMGLRNVLLVVQFSISLIFIISVVLIQSQARHILNFDYGFNKENVVTVKLFNHENYPRFAQALNANPAVSSVGGSSLIPAGGWNFGTEVINPDYPLDSLETNYFDVNSGIVEVLDLELVAGKNLPLEGGDNLILINEFAVKSFNLGSSTEAVGKQLAVEDGAAFKNVQIAGVVKDFQFLSPDRPMQSLVLRNRNDALGFALVKVSGVNQAQTLASLEATWKEVNPDSKFSYKYLDQELLFIHQVLGDVFAVIGLISFLAIFVSCLGLLGMATYTAQTRVKEIGIRKTLGSSISQVIFLLSKGFLKLLGIAILLAVPAAYFINNLWLEFFASRVSIGVVPIGIGVGVILLISIGIIFSQAYRAAVINPIESLKNE from the coding sequence ATGTTCAAAAACTACCTCATCCTTGCCTGGAGAAACCTTAAAAGGAATAAATCCTTTAGCTTTCTCAATATACTGGGACTTGCAGTGAGCATGTCCGTTTGTCTCCTCATCATCATGATCCTCATGGATCAATACAGCTACGATACCTATCATAGTAAGAAGGATAGGGTTTATCGGGTTCATACCACTCGTTATCAGCAGAATAATGGTGAAACAGCCAGTTCGGCTTTGCCTTTGGCTGAGAAGCTGAAAAGTGACTATCCCAATATTGAAGAAGCAGCTGCGCTGAATAGTGAAATTGGGGGTGATATTATTTATGAAGAAAAATTTGCGACTGGGGGAGGGTATTTCGCTGATGGCAACCTTTTCAAAATCCTGGATTTTTCCTTTAAGGAAGGTGATCCAAACACTGCGTTAACCGAGCCTTTTTCGATGGTTATTTCTTCTGACATGGCGGAGATCCTATTCAAAGATGAATCAGCCTTAGGTAAAACAGTGGCATTTCATGACAAGGATATCAGAGCAATGGATATTGAAGAGGGGAATACCGAAACTGACTTCGGTTATTTTACCATCACCGGAGTTTTAAATCCCAGCCCAGGCAAAACACACCTTCCTTTTAAATTATTGGCTTCCCTCAGTACGATGAAATCGCTCCCTGAGGGATCAGTCATGGCTGCTCAGGGTGACTGGGATAATGTCTGGTCAAATTATACCTACGTGCTTTTAAAAGAAGGAAAAGCCAAACAGGATTTACAGTCAAACCTGGATTATATCTCGGAGGAGATTTATGGCGATAAATATGATAACAAGCATTCATTTAAGGCAGTGGCTTTGGGAGAAATCACTCCTGTGGGGTTTATTGGCAACATGACTCATGTGTCAGTTCCAAAAGTGGTTTTAGTGATATTATCAATATTATGCTTGATCGTGATGTTTTCAGCCTGTTTAAACTACACCAATATGTCTGTAGCTCGGGCTTTGACGCGAGTAAAAGAAGTAGGGATCAGGAAGGTTTCGGGTGCGAATAAAAGACAGATTTTTGGACAGTTTATAACAGAAGCGGTGGTCATATCTCTCTGTTCCTTGTTCTTTGCATTTTTGATGCTTCAGGTTCTGGAAAATGGCGTGGATGGACTGACTTTTAACCAATATCTTAAAATTTCCCTAAAGCAGAGTTTACTTGGTATTTTGATCTTTATAGGATTCAGCATTTTAGTAGGGGTAGTTGCAGGTGTACTTCCAGCAACCTACGTGGCAAAACTGAATCCTGTCAATCTTTTTAATAAACTGAATGGCGTTCGGCTTTTCAAAAGTATGGGTTTGAGAAATGTTCTTCTTGTGGTCCAGTTTTCAATCTCTTTGATTTTTATTATTTCGGTGGTTTTGATTCAATCCCAGGCAAGGCATATCCTGAATTTTGATTACGGCTTTAACAAGGAAAATGTCGTCACCGTTAAGCTTTTCAATCATGAGAACTACCCAAGATTTGCACAGGCATTGAACGCTAATCCTGCCGTTTCTTCTGTAGGAGGATCCTCACTTATTCCCGCCGGAGGATGGAATTTTGGAACAGAAGTGATCAACCCGGATTACCCACTGGATAGTTTGGAAACCAACTATTTTGATGTCAATAGCGGAATCGTAGAGGTCTTGGATTTAGAATTGGTAGCAGGTAAAAATCTACCATTAGAAGGGGGTGATAACCTCATTTTGATCAATGAATTCGCAGTAAAAAGTTTTAATCTTGGAAGTAGCACCGAGGCAGTGGGGAAACAACTGGCGGTAGAGGATGGAGCTGCGTTTAAAAATGTACAGATTGCCGGCGTGGTAAAGGATTTTCAGTTCCTCTCACCTGATAGACCCATGCAAAGCCTGGTTTTACGAAATAGAAATGATGCTTTGGGGTTTGCTTTAGTAAAAGTATCCGGGGTCAATCAAGCCCAAACCCTGGCTTCCCTCGAGGCTACCTGGAAAGAAGTGAACCCTGATTCCAAGTTCTCTTACAAATACCTGGATCAGGAGCTTTTGTTTATCCATCAGGTGTTGGGAGATGTGTTTGCTGTCATCGGACTTATTTCCTTCTTGGCCATTTTTGTCTCCTGCTTAGGATTGTTGGGCATGGCTACCTATACCGCACAAACTCGAGTCAAGGAAATAGGAATCCGCAAAACTTTAGGATCCAGTATTTCCCAGGTTATCTTTTTGCTTTCCAAGGGCTTTTTGAAATTGCTCGGAATAGCGATCCTGTTGGCAGTTCCTGCCGCTTATTTCATCAATAATTTATGGTTGGAATTCTTCGCCTCCCGAGTCAGTATCGGAGTTGTACCGATAGGAATAGGAGTCGGGGTAATCCTCTTGATCAGTATAGGAATCATATTTTCACAAGCCTATCGTGCTGCGGTGATTAATCCCATTGAAAGTCTAAAAAACGAATAG
- a CDS encoding alpha/beta hydrolase, with translation MPHLRNQILLFLALWFCYASAIAQESQGTVLVDSIYSENLENNFGENPTRKVSIYLPPNYEHTQQRYPVIYFLHGFMGNNQMLSYMKEILDFSINTHKIRPFIMVIPDEQTTYDGSFYSNSGIYGNWEDFTAFDLVEYMDENYRTLAKKESRGITGHSMGAYGALKIAMHHPDIFNSVYGLSPGALAIVREYGPNSDTYKELSGIDNYEDLNKTYFGKVIIAFAKSWSPNPNNPPFYCDLPFEVRGEELIVNQEVLKKWHANMPVHMIEDNLDNLQQLKAIKFDWGRNAGDRFTIQCKMFSQRLENVGITHFAEEYIGTHTSGIYTKDGRIPNQMLPFFDFYLEFQ, from the coding sequence ATGCCCCATTTAAGAAATCAGATTCTCCTTTTTCTTGCCCTTTGGTTCTGCTATGCTTCAGCAATTGCTCAAGAATCGCAAGGTACCGTTTTAGTAGATTCTATTTATTCTGAAAACCTGGAAAACAATTTCGGAGAAAATCCAACTAGAAAGGTATCCATTTACCTCCCTCCCAATTACGAACATACCCAACAACGGTATCCCGTCATTTACTTTCTCCATGGGTTTATGGGAAACAATCAAATGCTTTCTTATATGAAAGAGATTCTTGATTTTTCGATCAACACCCATAAAATCAGGCCTTTTATCATGGTGATTCCAGACGAGCAAACCACGTATGATGGGAGTTTCTATAGCAATTCAGGGATCTATGGGAATTGGGAGGATTTCACTGCCTTCGATCTTGTGGAATACATGGATGAAAACTATAGAACCCTTGCCAAAAAAGAGAGCCGTGGAATTACAGGGCATAGCATGGGAGCTTATGGGGCTTTGAAAATCGCCATGCATCATCCCGATATTTTCAATTCAGTGTATGGTTTAAGCCCTGGAGCATTGGCCATTGTAAGGGAGTATGGTCCTAATAGTGATACGTATAAAGAACTTTCGGGAATCGATAATTACGAGGACCTGAATAAAACTTACTTCGGAAAAGTCATTATTGCCTTTGCAAAATCTTGGTCACCCAACCCCAACAATCCACCTTTCTATTGTGACCTTCCATTTGAAGTGAGGGGTGAAGAATTAATTGTCAATCAAGAAGTTTTAAAAAAATGGCATGCCAATATGCCTGTACATATGATTGAGGACAATCTGGATAACTTACAACAGTTAAAAGCTATCAAATTTGATTGGGGAAGGAATGCCGGAGACCGATTTACTATCCAATGTAAAATGTTTAGCCAAAGGCTTGAGAATGTTGGAATCACCCATTTTGCGGAAGAATATATAGGAACTCATACCTCTGGGATCTATACCAAGGATGGCAGGATTCCTAACCAAATGCTTCCCTTCTTCGATTTCTATCTGGAATTCCAATAA
- a CDS encoding response regulator, whose translation MEKIKVLLADDHQIMLDGLKAIFAKDKSIEVVGTASNGLEVLEFLKNQSIDVLLLDLQMPVMDGLETTMHVKKSYPEVKVIMLTTNDEGSIITSLFKVGATGYLLKNASKESLIQGIKDAFEGKKVLSSHLTEKMIESLHEKPKPREGEIPKITKREIEVVKLIAQEYTTQEIADALFVSTNTVATHKRNLFVKMDVKNSVGMIKKAVDWGLI comes from the coding sequence ATGGAAAAGATCAAAGTTCTATTAGCCGATGACCATCAAATCATGCTCGATGGTTTAAAGGCAATTTTTGCAAAGGATAAGTCCATTGAAGTGGTAGGGACCGCCAGTAATGGTTTAGAAGTCTTGGAATTTTTGAAAAATCAATCCATAGACGTACTGCTTCTGGATTTGCAAATGCCTGTCATGGACGGATTGGAAACTACCATGCATGTAAAAAAATCCTATCCTGAGGTGAAAGTAATCATGCTGACTACCAATGATGAAGGAAGCATCATTACCTCTTTATTTAAAGTAGGAGCTACGGGCTATTTGCTTAAAAATGCATCCAAGGAATCCTTGATCCAAGGAATTAAAGATGCCTTTGAAGGGAAGAAAGTTCTCAGTTCCCATCTGACTGAGAAAATGATAGAGAGTCTCCATGAAAAACCCAAACCCAGAGAAGGTGAAATCCCGAAAATCACCAAACGGGAGATAGAGGTGGTGAAGTTGATTGCCCAAGAATACACCACGCAGGAAATTGCTGATGCATTATTTGTCAGTACCAATACAGTAGCTACTCACAAACGTAACCTGTTTGTCAAAATGGATGTCAAAAACTCAGTGGGAATGATCAAGAAAGCGGTTGATTGGGGATTGATTTAG
- a CDS encoding tetratricopeptide repeat-containing sensor histidine kinase — MGLKRLLIFLCYLTCRLTFAQSDNLDSLKSRVESIPDDSLKTETYLRIAYILYAGDESELYAQKALELAKKLNSPNLIGKSYHRLAWCHGLDEMDKKTAYLDSAATTFTSIADYYGLGNVFDTKGTILMEYGSLSDANDSYQQAYDYYARIGNEERKAGVLNNWAIAEYTRGNVNEAIQKFKTALAFRVEEKPISPIDIARLYQGLGECYRLQGDLVLATRNYLKGYEHRKAAGNIGVVESMLSIASMMYDVAEQNIDTTSIQEIIKENGFDNSMSLIEQAENTPGVADRIGIQESIMDVKRRRFLLNKDFEAAYELLLRQKQIQEEYKLRESSLEAMADLKVKFEKDQLTIQLLEEEVLNQKKQEQVTFLIISLAGLFLISMIGFLYYQNRVKSAQIELKDAHREQQIVSMRSMLEGQEKERSRIARDLHDGLGNLLSTLKVNIGSLQINFDDSNAKKIYGSASQMIDEACTEVRKIAHEMMPQALKKLGLRKALEDLVKKMDATHPFDAEFHVHGVEQTFDDNTNVMLYRIVQEALNNIVKYAKASEVSVQITYSEEWFDLTIEDDGVGFDPGSSESEKGMGLKSIAFRTEFIGGTYDINSRPGVGTLVTINLPLHPKPEA, encoded by the coding sequence ATGGGGTTAAAGAGATTGTTGATTTTTCTGTGTTACCTGACTTGTAGATTGACATTTGCGCAATCAGATAATCTGGATAGCCTGAAATCAAGGGTTGAAAGCATACCAGATGATTCTTTGAAAACTGAAACCTACCTGAGGATCGCATACATTTTATATGCAGGCGATGAGTCTGAATTATATGCCCAAAAAGCGCTGGAGTTAGCGAAGAAATTGAATAGTCCGAACTTGATAGGTAAATCTTACCATCGATTGGCCTGGTGTCATGGATTGGATGAGATGGATAAAAAGACCGCTTATCTGGATAGTGCGGCTACAACTTTTACCAGCATCGCTGACTATTATGGCTTGGGAAATGTCTTTGACACCAAAGGCACCATATTGATGGAATATGGATCCTTATCTGATGCAAATGATTCCTATCAGCAGGCATATGATTACTATGCACGAATTGGGAACGAGGAGCGAAAGGCAGGAGTTTTGAATAATTGGGCGATTGCGGAATATACCAGGGGAAATGTCAATGAGGCAATACAAAAATTTAAGACTGCCCTGGCATTTAGAGTAGAGGAAAAACCTATTTCACCTATTGATATAGCGCGGCTTTATCAAGGTTTGGGAGAATGTTACCGACTGCAAGGGGATCTGGTATTAGCCACTAGGAATTACCTTAAAGGTTATGAACACAGAAAAGCGGCTGGGAATATCGGTGTAGTTGAATCTATGCTCAGTATCGCCTCGATGATGTACGATGTGGCAGAACAAAACATAGATACCACTTCCATTCAGGAAATTATAAAGGAAAATGGCTTTGATAATTCCATGAGCCTGATCGAACAAGCTGAAAATACCCCAGGTGTAGCAGATCGAATCGGGATACAAGAGTCCATCATGGATGTGAAAAGGCGGAGATTTTTATTAAACAAGGATTTTGAAGCGGCATACGAATTACTCTTGAGGCAAAAACAAATCCAAGAAGAGTATAAGCTTCGAGAAAGCAGTTTGGAGGCGATGGCTGATTTGAAAGTAAAATTCGAAAAAGATCAGCTGACCATTCAACTGTTAGAGGAGGAAGTTTTAAACCAAAAAAAACAGGAACAAGTGACATTTTTAATCATTTCTTTAGCAGGCCTATTTCTGATTTCAATGATTGGGTTCCTTTACTATCAGAACCGAGTAAAATCTGCTCAAATCGAACTCAAAGATGCTCATCGGGAACAGCAAATAGTATCCATGCGATCGATGTTGGAAGGCCAGGAAAAAGAACGGTCCCGAATCGCCCGGGATTTACACGATGGCTTGGGGAATTTGCTATCAACCCTAAAAGTAAACATTGGGAGTCTTCAAATTAATTTTGATGATTCAAATGCCAAGAAAATCTATGGGTCAGCAAGTCAAATGATCGATGAAGCTTGTACCGAAGTAAGAAAAATTGCGCATGAAATGATGCCCCAGGCCTTAAAGAAACTGGGACTTCGTAAGGCCCTCGAGGATTTAGTTAAAAAAATGGATGCAACCCATCCTTTTGACGCGGAATTCCATGTTCATGGGGTAGAGCAAACCTTTGATGACAATACCAATGTCATGTTGTATCGAATTGTTCAGGAGGCTTTGAATAACATCGTCAAGTATGCAAAAGCTTCTGAGGTGTCTGTTCAGATTACCTACTCAGAAGAATGGTTTGACCTGACTATAGAAGACGATGGAGTCGGGTTTGATCCTGGTTCCTCAGAATCAGAAAAGGGAATGGGGTTGAAAAGTATTGCCTTTCGAACCGAGTTTATAGGAGGGACTTATGATATAAACAGTAGGCCTGGAGTAGGAACTTTGGTGACCATTAACCTCCCTCTTCATCCAAAACCGGAAGCTTAG
- a CDS encoding adenylate/guanylate cyclase domain-containing protein — protein MSFKITYSSINRQVEFEGQSQTILDLSIANRIPHMHECGGHGICTTCRVRVLHGMENLSPKTDSEKINGHSRKWDPTVRLACQARPKGDVIVQRLIWSSGEVNNLQKELVPQGKAEERPIAILFCDLRNYTNLSSENLNYDIAYLLNKFYTALGEPILMNNGIIYQYVGDEIVGVFGTNGGSAQKNCEDAIRAALGMQYALESLNKTELKDFGIKLKSGIGINFGTAYIGLLGHPTFKQFSVIGDPVNVASRIQNETKSTGTKILISDSVFQNIESGSLIIGQEFNNKVRGKDDPIKILELLGFKELNLQLELQCSMNFLLEDEDRFAEIFYQKVFDIAPEVRALFRNNMTEQGRLLTHMLGGIIHSLSRPDQLQNGLKTLGRNHVSYGVKVEYYPVVKQAMMETIEEILGDNKTTKTINAWNSALDYVIENMQKHAYPKAETVSS, from the coding sequence ATGTCTTTTAAAATTACCTACTCCTCTATCAATAGACAGGTGGAATTCGAGGGCCAGTCTCAAACCATTTTGGATCTATCTATCGCTAACCGCATTCCCCATATGCATGAATGTGGTGGCCATGGCATTTGTACCACCTGCAGAGTGAGGGTGCTACATGGGATGGAAAATCTTAGCCCCAAAACTGATTCCGAGAAAATAAATGGTCATTCCAGAAAATGGGATCCAACGGTCCGCCTTGCTTGTCAAGCCAGACCCAAAGGGGATGTCATTGTCCAACGACTAATCTGGTCCAGTGGAGAGGTGAATAATTTGCAAAAAGAATTGGTACCACAAGGGAAAGCGGAAGAACGACCCATCGCAATTTTGTTCTGTGACTTAAGAAACTATACCAACCTATCTTCTGAAAACCTAAACTATGACATCGCCTACCTTCTGAACAAATTCTACACTGCATTAGGCGAACCTATCTTAATGAATAATGGAATTATTTATCAATATGTGGGAGATGAAATTGTGGGAGTATTTGGGACCAACGGAGGTTCTGCACAAAAAAATTGCGAAGATGCTATCCGTGCTGCTCTAGGAATGCAGTATGCCTTGGAATCCCTCAACAAAACGGAACTCAAAGATTTTGGCATCAAATTAAAATCGGGAATTGGGATCAATTTTGGAACTGCCTATATCGGCCTTTTAGGTCACCCCACCTTCAAGCAATTTTCTGTGATTGGAGATCCTGTGAATGTAGCCAGCAGAATCCAAAATGAAACCAAATCCACTGGTACTAAAATACTCATTTCAGATTCGGTATTCCAAAATATAGAAAGTGGCTCCTTAATCATCGGCCAAGAATTCAATAACAAAGTCCGGGGAAAAGATGACCCTATCAAAATCCTTGAACTCTTGGGCTTCAAGGAACTGAACCTTCAACTGGAATTGCAATGCTCCATGAATTTTCTATTAGAAGACGAGGATCGATTTGCTGAAATCTTCTACCAAAAAGTCTTTGATATTGCCCCAGAGGTCAGGGCATTATTTAGGAATAATATGACAGAGCAGGGAAGATTACTTACCCATATGCTCGGTGGAATCATCCATTCTTTATCTAGACCTGATCAACTCCAAAATGGATTAAAAACATTAGGCAGAAACCATGTAAGCTATGGGGTCAAGGTCGAATACTACCCAGTAGTTAAACAGGCTATGATGGAAACTATTGAAGAAATCCTCGGAGATAATAAAACTACAAAAACCATCAATGCCTGGAATTCAGCATTGGATTATGTCATCGAAAACATGCAAAAACATGCCTATCCAAAAGCTGAAACTGTCAGTAGCTAA